The nucleotide window CTGTGGCCCAGAGCACGCGGACGGCACTCGTCATCGGTAATGCGCGGTATGAGACCGCCGTCGGTCCCCTGCGCAATCCGGTCAACGATGCCAAAGCTGTGGCCAAGGCCCTACGCAGCCTCGGCTTCACCGTACTAGAGGAGCACAATGTCACGCGTAGCGAACTGCTGGAAGCCGTGAGCGCATTCCGGCGCAAGAGTGCAGGCGCAGAGGTGGCGCTCTTTTATTACGCAGGCCACGGCATCACAGTCAGTGGCTCGAACTACCTCATACCCGTGAAAAGCGGCTACGATCCCGGCTCCGCAGAGGGCACCGCGCTGCGCATGCTTGCAGAAACACGGCTATTCAATGCGGAGCAAGCCGTGGCTGAGATGAGCGCTGCCGGTGCACACTGCAACCTCGTCATCCTCGATGCCTGCCGTGTCACGCCCATCGCCCGTGATCCACAGGCACGAGACGCCGCCACAGCCGCAGGCGGACTCCGCGAGATGAAACCGCCCGCAGGCTCCCTCATCGCCTTTTCCACCGATGCAGGCCACACCGCCAATGACGGCCAAGGCACCAACGGCCTCTACACCGAAGAGCTGCTCAAACACATGCTAACCCCAGGGCTCACCATCGAGCAGGTATTCAAACGCACCCGCGCTGGCGTGCTAGAGCGCAGCAGCGGCTCACAGATTCCAGCCGAGTACTCCCGCCTCATCGGCGAAGACATCTACCTCGCCGGACAAGCACCAGAATCAGCCCCCACCGCAGCCCCTTCCAGCATGCCAGCTTCACCACCCGTCGCAGTGCCAGATCTCGCAACCATCACACGCCTAGCAGCAGCCGCCAAGACGCAAGAATGCCTCACAGCGCTGCACGCACTCGCCGCTACGCGTGGAGCCGGTGACTACGCCATCGCCCCAATGGAAACACTGCTCGAAAACGTCAAAAACACCCTCAAAGACCAAACCGAGCCCGGCCCCGCCGTGGAATCCGCTCAACAGACATGTGAAGGCGTCCTAGAGGCGCTGGAGGACTGCATCCCCGCAGCGCATGAAAAGAAAAACGCCCTCGCCGCGAAGGCTCACAACCGCCGTGGAGACTGCCTCCTGCTCTTTGGCCGTGCACAGGACGCCCTGGATGCCTATGAAGCCGCACTGGCCATCACACCAGATGACGCCTAGACCCAATGCCGCTAAGCAAAAGGGTCGATGATGAGATCGTCGCTGGCTTGGAGAGAAGAGGTCGAGAGCAGGCGTGGCCATTTGCTCACGGGCTGTCGCACCTTGCGCTGGCAACTACGTCTTCGTCGCGCTGGCAACGCGGCTTGGGCGATTTGCTCTCGCACTCGGCGCACCAGCACTCCTTGTGCCGCCTCGTCCATGAGGCCCTGCGCTGCCTCCAGCACCAGTAGCAGCGCTACGGTGTGCTCCAAACAGTGGCTCATGCTGATGCGCAGCGCTCCTGCCTGCCGGACTTCTTCATCCTCACTGCTCTGTGCGCAGGCTAGTCGCTCCTCAGCCACCAGTGAGCTGGCGATGAGGAGCGCGGCGAGTTCTTGCTGTGCTGTCTCGGTGCGTTGTGCGCTGAGCAAATGCCCTCCGTGAAGCACGAGCTTGAGTTCTTTGTAAAAGACTTCCTGTTCCCAGCGCTTCGCATACAACGCCAACAACTCACGCGCACTGCCCTGCTGCACGCTCAGGCTCGTCCACAGCCGCACCTTCACCCACTCTCCAGCGGCGTTGCGCACTCGCCCCACGATCTCGCGCACTGGCAACTCGCTCTGGCGCATCGGCGGATGTTTGCGCGGGCGGCCTCGCGCTTTGTTCGCCTCGGGTGTCTGCTTCTCGTCAGCTTTGGACGGAGCTGTTGTTGACGAGTCTGCGCATGGGCTCTCACGCTCGCGCAGACTCACCACCACCTCCGCACTGCCATCGGCATGCACGCTTTGCACTCGCACGGAGAGCTTTTGCCGCACTCGGACCAAAAAGTGACTCTGCGTGCGCTGCGAATGTTTTTGCAGTTCTTTGAGCATCGGAGCC belongs to Verrucomicrobiaceae bacterium and includes:
- a CDS encoding caspase family protein yields the protein MSHARLFMLLAAFLATPAVAQSTRTALVIGNARYETAVGPLRNPVNDAKAVAKALRSLGFTVLEEHNVTRSELLEAVSAFRRKSAGAEVALFYYAGHGITVSGSNYLIPVKSGYDPGSAEGTALRMLAETRLFNAEQAVAEMSAAGAHCNLVILDACRVTPIARDPQARDAATAAGGLREMKPPAGSLIAFSTDAGHTANDGQGTNGLYTEELLKHMLTPGLTIEQVFKRTRAGVLERSSGSQIPAEYSRLIGEDIYLAGQAPESAPTAAPSSMPASPPVAVPDLATITRLAAAAKTQECLTALHALAATRGAGDYAIAPMETLLENVKNTLKDQTEPGPAVESAQQTCEGVLEALEDCIPAAHEKKNALAAKAHNRRGDCLLLFGRAQDALDAYEAALAITPDDA
- a CDS encoding IS4 family transposase → MKISTQAFDACMRHSLVPLACEQRHPACFFAGLRLVGIDGGQWNLLNTVQINAQVPKSRSRRAQAAFAKLSMSTLVELGTHAPLAVSMSLGALNEKSLADPLLAALPARSLLIADRYYGQAPMLKELQKHSQRTQSHFLVRVRQKLSVRVQSVHADGSAEVVVSLRERESPCADSSTTAPSKADEKQTPEANKARGRPRKHPPMRQSELPVREIVGRVRNAAGEWVKVRLWTSLSVQQGSARELLALYAKRWEQEVFYKELKLVLHGGHLLSAQRTETAQQELAALLIASSLVAEERLACAQSSEDEEVRQAGALRISMSHCLEHTVALLLVLEAAQGLMDEAAQGVLVRRVREQIAQAALPARRRRSCQRKVRQPVSKWPRLLSTSSLQASDDLIIDPFA